From the genome of Psychrilyobacter atlanticus DSM 19335, one region includes:
- a CDS encoding ABC transporter substrate-binding protein: MKKKLLILGVLATLLLTGCGGSDKETAGTTGEKGKETTFVMGSSNFNGDFYEGWTNSAYDANIRRLVWGGGLLSPTDKGELTLSSFVESKTLSKSDPSKENDDIWTFKIKDGMKFSNGDPLTAKDVKFTYDFYMDKEALSDTGATTSLPEYIDRVELDEANNSVTFYLKKILYTIDNTVFGETMYILDSTNVLAETEKAGVTPQQWVKANMNTPIGYGPYKIDEYIESQYVKLSINENYQGNFEGDKPSIDHLIVQNVPEETKITQLVSGEIDGIVNIGKEENVDAVLADTSTLSTNNYFRHGGGQITFHNDFGPVQLPEVRKAFAYEFDRIKFRNIFLGKYGISSNAPYSRNMWMMYDEGEQFGTEGKFEKSLTSYDILDKDGNWDEAANLKEAHKLLDQAAAKTDGLYAKLTKDAKGIYLWEGKELTLNLAITSAWTDAINLTLTEKIQDKFGMKINVDSMDWSIMANNLYGNSALSERKYHMFTGGTSYVLKSNPYTDWSKTKILPYGKGTSSNTPRYVGDEELLITIRDANPSTDEGTANYKKNWRKWIVEVNKDLPSLPLYSNNYYDAYTNKVENFETNALWQWPYAIIKADFKK, from the coding sequence ATGAAGAAAAAATTATTAATACTTGGAGTGTTAGCAACCTTATTATTAACAGGATGCGGAGGATCGGATAAGGAAACAGCAGGAACTACTGGGGAAAAAGGTAAGGAAACAACCTTTGTAATGGGATCATCTAACTTTAATGGAGATTTCTATGAAGGGTGGACAAATTCAGCATATGATGCAAATATCAGAAGATTGGTATGGGGTGGAGGTCTTTTATCACCAACAGATAAAGGGGAATTAACTTTATCTTCTTTTGTGGAAAGTAAAACACTATCAAAATCTGATCCGTCTAAAGAAAATGACGATATTTGGACATTTAAGATAAAGGATGGAATGAAGTTTTCAAATGGAGATCCATTGACTGCAAAGGATGTAAAGTTTACATATGATTTTTATATGGATAAAGAAGCTTTATCAGATACAGGAGCGACAACAAGTCTTCCAGAGTATATTGATAGAGTTGAATTAGATGAAGCTAATAACAGTGTGACTTTTTATTTGAAAAAGATTTTATATACTATAGACAACACTGTATTCGGAGAAACTATGTATATACTGGATTCTACAAATGTTCTTGCAGAAACAGAAAAAGCCGGAGTAACTCCTCAGCAATGGGTAAAGGCAAATATGAATACTCCTATAGGGTACGGACCATATAAGATCGATGAGTATATAGAGTCACAATATGTAAAGTTATCGATAAATGAAAACTACCAGGGAAACTTTGAAGGGGATAAGCCCAGTATAGATCATTTAATCGTTCAAAATGTACCAGAGGAAACTAAGATAACTCAGTTAGTTAGTGGAGAGATCGATGGGATTGTAAACATTGGTAAAGAGGAAAATGTAGATGCAGTTTTAGCGGATACATCAACACTATCAACTAACAACTATTTCCGTCATGGTGGAGGACAAATCACATTCCATAATGATTTTGGACCGGTACAATTGCCGGAAGTAAGAAAGGCTTTTGCTTATGAATTTGATAGAATTAAATTTAGAAATATTTTCTTAGGGAAATACGGGATCTCATCTAATGCGCCATACTCTAGAAATATGTGGATGATGTATGATGAAGGTGAGCAATTTGGAACAGAGGGGAAATTTGAAAAATCATTGACAAGTTATGATATTTTAGATAAAGACGGTAATTGGGATGAAGCAGCTAACTTAAAGGAAGCACATAAGTTATTGGATCAGGCTGCAGCTAAAACAGATGGATTATATGCAAAATTAACTAAGGATGCTAAAGGGATTTATCTATGGGAAGGGAAGGAATTGACTCTTAACCTGGCTATCACATCAGCATGGACAGATGCAATAAACCTTACTTTGACAGAGAAAATTCAAGATAAATTTGGAATGAAGATCAATGTAGATTCTATGGATTGGTCAATCATGGCTAATAATTTATATGGAAATTCAGCATTAAGTGAGAGAAAATATCATATGTTTACAGGTGGAACTTCATATGTATTAAAATCTAATCCGTATACCGATTGGTCTAAGACAAAGATCTTACCATATGGAAAAGGAACTTCAAGTAATACACCAAGATATGTCGGTGATGAAGAATTACTTATCACTATAAGAGATGCTAATCCGTCAACTGATGAAGGAACTGCTAACTACAAGAAAAACTGGAGAAAATGGATCGTAGAAGTTAATAAAGACCTACCGTCATTACCGTTATATTCAAATAACTACTACGATGCTTATACAAATAAAGTGGAAAATTTTGAGACAAATGCACTATGGCAATGGCCTTATGCAATAATAAAAGCAGATTTTAAAAAATAA
- a CDS encoding RidA family protein, whose product MSKRYIHTDNAPAALGPYSQAVEVNGTLYVSGQIPFVPATMELVSEDVQEQAKQSLENVKAILTEAGYSLADVVKAGVFIKDMNDFGKINEIYAQYFTDTKPARACVEVARLPKDVKVEIEVIAVK is encoded by the coding sequence ATGTCAAAAAGATATATTCATACAGACAATGCACCAGCTGCATTAGGACCATATTCACAAGCGGTAGAGGTAAACGGAACGTTATACGTTTCAGGACAAATCCCGTTCGTACCAGCTACAATGGAATTAGTATCTGAAGATGTACAAGAGCAAGCTAAGCAATCATTAGAAAATGTAAAAGCTATCCTTACTGAAGCTGGATACTCTTTAGCTGATGTTGTAAAGGCTGGAGTTTTCATCAAAGATATGAATGACTTTGGAAAGATCAATGAGATCTATGCACAATACTTTACAGATACAAAGCCTGCTAGAGCTTGTGTAGAAGTAGCTAGATTACCAAAAGATGTTAAAGTTGAGATCGAAGTAATCGCAGTAAAATAA
- a CDS encoding 4Fe-4S dicluster domain-containing protein — protein MAKGMVSFNQDRCKGCQLCVSVCPVKIIELDRTTTNSKGYNPAYVSEANKDKCIGCAQCGLMCPDSVITVERN, from the coding sequence ATGGCTAAAGGAATGGTTAGTTTTAATCAAGATCGTTGCAAAGGTTGTCAACTATGCGTGTCTGTCTGTCCAGTTAAGATAATTGAATTAGATAGAACTACTACAAACTCAAAAGGGTATAACCCAGCTTACGTAAGTGAAGCAAACAAGGATAAATGTATCGGTTGTGCTCAATGTGGTCTTATGTGTCCAGATTCTGTTATCACAGTTGAAAGAAATTAA
- a CDS encoding 3-methyl-2-oxobutanoate dehydrogenase subunit VorB, whose translation MSKVLMKGNEAVGAAAIKAGCKYFFGYPITPQNEIPEYMSKKLPEVGGEFVQAESEVAAINMVYGAAGCGARVMTSSSSPGMALKQEGISYLAGAELPAVIVNMMRGGPGLGGIQPAQSDYFMSVKGGGNGDYFMPVYAPASIQETVDLIQEAFDVADQYRTPVMVIADGMIGQMMEPVEFKETPHRKLEEKTWATDGTKEERKPNVINSLFLDAQDLEDHIIKLEEKYNLMEENECRWEEYKLEGAEIVIAAYGTTARIVKNAIDTLEKDGIKVGLIRPITLWPFPKKAFDHIDSTTTNVLTVEMSRGQMIEDVRLALNGKLPTAFFGRTGGVIPTPDGVVEAVKKLVGGAK comes from the coding sequence ATGTCTAAAGTACTTATGAAAGGTAACGAAGCAGTCGGTGCAGCAGCTATTAAAGCTGGATGTAAATATTTCTTCGGTTATCCTATCACACCACAAAATGAAATTCCAGAATATATGTCTAAAAAACTTCCTGAAGTTGGAGGAGAATTCGTTCAAGCTGAATCTGAAGTAGCTGCTATAAACATGGTTTACGGTGCTGCTGGATGTGGAGCAAGAGTAATGACTTCATCTTCTTCACCCGGTATGGCACTTAAGCAAGAGGGAATCTCTTACTTAGCTGGAGCAGAATTACCTGCTGTTATAGTAAACATGATGAGAGGAGGTCCTGGTTTAGGAGGGATTCAACCTGCTCAATCTGACTACTTTATGTCAGTTAAAGGTGGAGGTAATGGAGACTACTTCATGCCAGTATATGCACCTGCATCTATTCAAGAAACTGTTGACTTAATTCAAGAAGCTTTTGACGTAGCTGACCAATACAGAACTCCAGTTATGGTTATAGCTGATGGAATGATCGGTCAAATGATGGAACCAGTTGAATTTAAAGAGACGCCTCATAGAAAGTTAGAAGAAAAAACATGGGCAACTGATGGAACTAAAGAAGAGAGAAAACCTAATGTTATCAACTCTTTATTCTTAGATGCTCAAGATTTAGAAGATCATATTATTAAATTAGAAGAAAAATATAACTTAATGGAAGAAAACGAATGCAGATGGGAAGAGTATAAGTTAGAAGGTGCTGAAATAGTAATCGCTGCTTATGGAACTACTGCTAGAATCGTAAAAAATGCTATAGATACTTTAGAAAAAGATGGAATCAAGGTAGGTTTAATCAGACCGATTACATTATGGCCATTCCCTAAGAAAGCATTCGATCATATTGATTCTACTACAACTAATGTATTAACAGTTGAGATGAGTAGAGGACAAATGATAGAAGATGTTAGATTAGCTTTAAATGGTAAATTACCTACTGCATTCTTCGGAAGAACTGGTGGAGTTATTCCAACTCCTGATGGCGTTGTAGAAGCAGTTAAGAAACTTGTTGGAGGTGCTAAATAA